In Desulfobulbaceae bacterium, one DNA window encodes the following:
- the gatB gene encoding Asp-tRNA(Asn)/Glu-tRNA(Gln) amidotransferase subunit GatB yields MEFETVIGLEVHAQLKTNTKIFCGCATSFGADPNTNTCPVCLGMPGVLPVLNKKVVEFAIKLGLATNCTINRFNQFARKNYFYPDLPKGYQVSQFDKPITEHGWIEIEVDGTIRKIGLTRIHMEEDAGKLIHDDREPKSYVDLNRAATPLLEIVSEPDMRSPEEAVAYLKKIHAIVRYLDVCDGNMQEGSFRCDANISLRPVGQKEFGTRTELKNMNSFRNVQRALEYEERRQRDILLEGEKVIQQTLLWDADRNVTNAMRGKEEAHDYRYFPDPDLVPIVIDDQWIDDIRQTLPELPDQMKSRFITELGLPSFDAQVLTSAKELADYFEAAYQKYANAKKLSNWIMTELMRELKGEGDVAESIAACKVSPENLAALLTMIDKGTISGKIAKTVFADMLESGGNPEAIVKEKNLGQVSDEGELVKVVQEIMAENPALVEQFKEGKTKVMGFFVGQLMKRTKGRANPQLANDLFQAELGK; encoded by the coding sequence ATGGAATTTGAGACAGTCATCGGGCTTGAAGTTCACGCTCAGCTGAAAACAAATACGAAGATTTTTTGTGGTTGTGCAACATCGTTTGGCGCCGATCCAAACACCAATACCTGCCCGGTTTGTTTGGGGATGCCCGGTGTGCTGCCGGTGCTTAATAAAAAAGTGGTTGAGTTTGCCATTAAGCTTGGTTTGGCGACGAACTGCACGATTAACCGGTTTAACCAGTTTGCCCGGAAAAACTATTTTTATCCTGATCTGCCAAAGGGCTATCAGGTTTCGCAGTTTGATAAGCCAATTACCGAACATGGCTGGATTGAGATCGAGGTTGATGGCACTATCCGTAAGATTGGGCTGACGCGAATCCATATGGAAGAGGATGCCGGTAAGCTTATTCATGATGATCGAGAGCCGAAAAGCTATGTCGATCTTAATCGTGCCGCCACGCCGCTGCTTGAGATCGTCAGTGAGCCTGATATGCGTTCACCGGAAGAGGCGGTGGCTTACTTAAAAAAAATTCATGCCATTGTGCGCTATCTTGATGTCTGTGATGGTAATATGCAGGAAGGCAGTTTTCGCTGTGATGCCAATATCTCCTTGAGACCGGTTGGCCAGAAGGAGTTTGGCACCAGAACAGAGCTGAAGAACATGAACTCCTTTCGTAATGTGCAGCGGGCCTTGGAGTATGAGGAGCGTCGCCAACGGGATATTTTGCTTGAAGGCGAGAAAGTTATTCAACAGACCCTTTTATGGGATGCTGACCGCAATGTGACCAATGCCATGCGCGGCAAGGAAGAGGCCCATGACTACAGATATTTCCCGGACCCCGATCTTGTCCCGATTGTAATTGATGACCAGTGGATTGATGATATCAGGCAGACCCTGCCAGAATTGCCGGATCAGATGAAGTCTCGTTTTATTACTGAGCTTGGTCTGCCCAGTTTTGATGCCCAGGTGCTTACCTCGGCAAAAGAACTTGCCGATTATTTTGAAGCTGCCTACCAAAAGTATGCCAATGCCAAAAAGCTCAGTAACTGGATAATGACGGAGTTGATGCGGGAGCTTAAGGGCGAAGGTGATGTGGCTGAAAGTATTGCTGCCTGCAAGGTGTCTCCTGAAAACCTGGCGGCGCTGTTGACAATGATTGATAAGGGCACAATCAGCGGCAAAATTGCCAAAACGGTTTTTGCTGATATGCTGGAATCTGGTGGTAATCCCGAGGCAATTGTTAAAGAAAAGAATCTCGGTCAGGTGAGTGATGAAGGGGAGTTGGTTAAAGTTGTTCAGGAGATTATGGCGGAAAACCCCGCTCTGGTTGAGCAGTTTAAGGAAGGGAAAACTAAGGTTATGGGCTTTTTCGTCGGCCAGTTAATGAAGCGGACCAAGGGCCGGGCCAATCCTCAACTGGCCAATGATCTCTTTCAGGCCGAACTTGGCAAGTAA
- the rdgC gene encoding recombination-associated protein RdgC, with product MGLLSNSGSFVRFSVEGDMPASFWEFAAERIAMHAFRDIDDSFEEHSIGWVSVMNMFDSEFAYASYAAGDYIALTMRIDERKVAPAVLKKFCMKEEERLKKERQVPKLSRGQRLEIKENMTLMLTKKAVPVPATYDMCWNLGDNTVLFFSTSGKAQASLEDLFKKTFDLHLVLQVPFLAAGRLIDPALEERLAELNPTILI from the coding sequence ATGGGACTATTGTCAAACTCGGGATCTTTTGTGCGTTTTTCTGTTGAAGGTGATATGCCGGCCAGTTTTTGGGAGTTTGCGGCAGAGCGAATAGCAATGCATGCTTTTCGTGATATTGATGACTCTTTTGAAGAGCATTCGATTGGCTGGGTATCGGTAATGAATATGTTTGATTCCGAGTTTGCTTATGCCTCTTATGCTGCTGGGGATTATATTGCTCTCACCATGAGAATTGATGAGCGCAAGGTGGCGCCGGCGGTACTGAAGAAATTTTGCATGAAGGAAGAAGAACGCCTGAAAAAAGAGCGTCAGGTTCCTAAGCTGAGTCGCGGTCAGAGATTGGAAATAAAAGAAAATATGACCTTGATGCTTACTAAGAAGGCGGTGCCTGTTCCGGCGACGTATGACATGTGCTGGAATCTTGGCGATAACACAGTGTTGTTTTTCTCTACAAGTGGAAAGGCCCAGGCCTCTTTGGAAGATCTATTCAAGAAGACGTTTGATCTGCACCTGGTGCTTCAGGTCCCTTTTCTGGCCGCCGGGAGATTGATTGACCCTGCCTTGGAAGAGAGGTTGGCAGAGTTGAATCCAACGATATTAATATAA